A segment of the Labrus bergylta chromosome 11, fLabBer1.1, whole genome shotgun sequence genome:
aaaatAGTAGAGATTTTAATCCACTTTTATTACAGATCATTAAATTTAACTTTTGTGCACTGTGTTAGAGTCGTTGATGaactaaaacaaactgctgcaaaGATATTACGCTGTGCATGAGGAACATATTTATTCCAATATGACTAAAACATAATGTAAAACTTTACAAATACAGCTGGTTAGTGACTAAACTGACTATTATGTACAGAATAATATCTCTAATAATAACAAGGCTTCAGTATGTGACCTATTTAAGTTAAAATTTGtttatatgatttaaaaatagtAAATAATTATATCACATTTTCcaaatgtaaaagtaaaaagccaTCTGGCCCTCAACAAGAAGTTCCTTCTTTAAATCTAAGGAGAATGTGTTTTTCCACACATGCCCCTCCTTCCTTCACACCCTTAAACAGACACTATGGAGACTTTATAATACAACTATTTATACAATGTTCCattcacaaacaaaaagcaacaaaaaagaaactctaAGGCAGGTTTGAACATACTGGCAAAGTCCTGCAGAGTAACAAAGATCTGTCACCTGTCACCTATCACTCCTCAGTCCTGGTCTCAGTAGAACAAATTCTAGACTAAATTAGGTCATCGTCATCTCAGACATCAGCTTTGCGTCCAAGACCAATATTTAAGCAATAGAATAAGAGTAAACATATCAAAACAAGCAAACATATTAAATTAGGATTCAGCTACAACTGCAAGTCAATAAGTTTAATTACCTGTTAAAACAAACTCAGCACTCACAGCTTGTGCCTAGAATGGTCCAAAGAAGTCTTTtctgaaacaaattgaaattaCAGTTTCTCTCAGCATATCTTTTCATGCCTTTGTCCCATAATGCAACACAGTGATTGTATCCCAACGATACTAAACAATGCAAACAGTGAAATGTTGTGCGCAGACTTCCTGCACGTTGAGCACAATGCGAGTCAGGACTTCATGATTGTTGTCCATCAAAAGGTTCCAGTTCTGTACATCAAGTCAAGTGAAATTCTTCTGCGCATGGAAAACCAGCGGCGGTTTGTAATATACATGTGATCCTGTTGTCCGTTTGCTTTATGGTCCAGTTCATATTCAGAGGAGCAGACGTGTAAGGCCATAATCCACAAACTTTTAATATTGTCCTTCTTTCTGGTCCATACAGTGGAAgaatgatgatgtcattcaaATTTTGAGGGCAACCACCAAATCTTCAAGGAGTCAAGAAATCAAATTAGTGGCATTATATTCTATACTTTAACATGCACATCTtgtatatattaatatatatattacacCAGACTTAAATATGAGGCTTTCATGGCTTAACCTATACAGTAGCAACTTTATGTCCCCCAAGAAGTCAAGCTTAAAATTTGCACCCAGACTGAGTGTCTGGGAGCCACGGCAACCAGACATTAAACGGCTGAGAAGAGGTGGACCAAAAAGCAAGAGTCTGAGAGCACATACATGCATATACACAGCCAGATGGATGAGACAGTCTGAAACTGGGAGATAATCCttcattttacacacaaacttTAGGGTGTTTCAGTTTAAAGTGCCAAATTGTTTGTATTCTTGTTATTCAAACTAATCTGAGCGATAAGTTGCCTTACCTGTGCTTCTGCAACCATTATCGAACATCTCTAAAGAGctgaaagacaaacaacaaatggGGTTATGACAGGGAGGGGGAAGTACAGAAGGAGAGAGTTGGGGAGGTGTAAAAGAAGAGGGAGGTGAAGACAGTGATGGACTTGAGATGTGGGGAGGGTGACAGAGATAAGAGGagtgtgaaaaatatttttttttaagtctgtgaGGAAGGAGTAATAGAGATGTGGTGAAAAATGTGGCGCTGACATTCAACCGTCTTTACAAACATCACAGATTCAGCCTGAGTGTCAGAACAAGAGCAGTCAaagcttttctctgtttggccCATACATACACGAgtctcacacaaacagacaaactaaCACACGTGGCCAGCATCCAATATTAATTTTCACTTCAGGTGgaaaattggattttgcattgGAGTGCCGTCAgtctctcacacgcacacaaacgcCCTGCAAAAATAacccagctcctgctgctgcccCATCACCAAAGCAATCACACCTCCTCTCACTCTTTACACAAATaatacacagaaaaaacaaaacgatgATCAATACAAAATATCTGGAAGGCAGCTACACAGCAGTCCTGGCATGGTGATGGTGCCAGAGAAAGTAACAGCAGACTGAGTTGAATTCTTGTGTTCTGCTGCAGGCTGCAGTAAACTAATGAGAGGCATGTGATGGCtgaaacagcaggaggagatgacTGCATCATCAGATTGTGGACATTTGGTCCCTCAGCACAAAGACAGTGCAGACTGAATATTTTTGGATGGCTGCActctattttaaatgaaaataagagAACAGATGGAAAGTGGGGATGCTGATGCCATTGAACAGGTCTGGTTTAATGTCAGTGGACTTGAAATATAGTCCAGAGAACCAATGTTGATGTTTGTCAGATACTTGTTAAGCATACAACTGTGTGAGCTGATAAGGCAGCAGTGCTTTGAAAAACAGTATTAACCAGAGTTTGCTTGCAGGCATGAGCTCATTTCAAATATGTTAAGTCTTCATTTCTGTCCTTGGTGTTTTGCAGCCAGCTTTGGCAGAGCCTCACCAAAATAACATTTCTAAATTCTGTTTAGTCGATTCTTGGTCCAAACCTCCTACAAAATGAAGATGCAGCTGTCAACTCCTCTTAACTTCGTCTGGGTTCTTAAACACTTTTAGTGCCAGGCACaaattggtctttttttttttcttgtgcagGAACCtggtcttaaaaaaacaacacacactagCGTATGCTAAAGAGCTTAAAAGTCtaatttaaagttaaagaaCCCAGATCCGGTCATGATGGTTAAATTAATGATAAATCATGGATCAGAGACAGTTGATGCTGCACAGGTTCTGCCCTCACCCTCTGTCCTCCTTTTGGGATAACTAAATGACGAAAGAGTAAGACAAATAATGAGAGATCACTGAATGTgcatgttttcacacatttctaTGCACAGTCATACATCTCAAATATTTAAACTTTGGTAGAATTCTCCTGATCTGGAAATGTAAAGTACATAATACACAACGAGCACACGCTCAGAGTAAATTTGTTCTGCTCACTGAGGACTAAGGCTGAGGGTCTGGACCACCTGAACAGCATGAATGTCTCTGATCAGCCAGGAGCTTTCGACTGAGCTTCCCGGTTTGTCCGAGATTAGTCCCCGTGATTGGTAGGTCCACTCACAGCAAGCGGGTCTTGGCTGAAAGCTGCTACGCTGTTCCGCATCTCATTCTCACTGCCACGCAGTGGAATCAGCGACACGTTACCATGACGCGTGTCTGTCGGCATCACACGGTTCACACGTGTCTGCTTGAGTCCGTCTTGAGGCCACACGTCTCCATCATACTGTAATGAGAACACGGGCAGATGGAGAAGTggtaagaggaagaaaagagagatttTACAATACAGCAATAATGTGGCCAGGGAAAAAGAAAGTTTTAGACTCAGGTAACCGTCCCATTGACATTTGAATTTTCCTGTTAAAGTCTAATCAATCCAAAACTGCTTCCATAACGGTTATGACCACATCCACAATGAGGAGAGTGTGAAAACAGGATTAGTAGGCTGTGTAGTAAACAGTGAGATATCATGATTCATGAGttttaaataatcaaaaataGGGGAGGTGTTCTTttcgactgttctttttttgtgtgggaGAGAGTGAATATCGCACCTGGATACTGAGAAAAGTAGCATACCACTCCCTCATCTCTGACTGCGTGTCACAGCAAAGATacctgcaaataaaaaaaaagggtgacaAAGTGAGGTAGACAGCGTGATAAAAATCTGGAggtggcgtgtgtgtgtgtgtgtgtgtgtgtgtgtgtgtgtgtgtgtgtgtgtgtgtgtgtgtgtgtgtgaagactgtgtgtgtgaagactgtgtgtgtgaggtcttGGGAGGAAATAGGAGAGAGGCATTAAGGGAAATGTGGATAAACAAccagaagaaagagagagagaggaagtcaaAGATATTAAAAGAAATTGACACATCATCTTATTGCTGTTCCTCATTTAAAACGACACAATCAGAGACAGTGATCAGTGCCTGCAGTGTTCAGTGTGTTCTTGTATCCACAAAAAGGTTTTAGATTTCGTgagatgtgagtgtgtgtatatttatgcCACTAAAGGAGCCGTCATCGAGCCCTCTGAGCCATCAGCCATGCTGTGATGCTGAATAAATAGGTTTTATTTATACAGTAATTATTGTTATGAGCACAGATGTATACTACAACAATTATGCAACTTCTCTCCACTGAGACGCAACAAAACACTGATTCCGACCGGAGAGCTGAGCAGAATACACCAAATATAAATTTAGCTACCATCAAGAGATTTGGCACACATGCTAACACacctcaaaaaacacacacactcacacacacctcccctTTTTCCCAAGTTTACATCATTAAGGCCAGCAGAGCTCATTAGTGCTTGTTGGGATACGAAACAGCACAGTGACTCTACTCGAGCGTGCATACCTACAGTTCTGTATTCTGCTATGTTCTACAATCATGTTCTTTCTTTGCCGTTAACTGGGTCGCTAATCTAGAACATTATCAGCTACAAAGAAAGAACATGCTACTCATTTATCACTGCAGATTTTCATAAAGACACTGATTCAAATCTACATAATATtctaacatatatatatatatatccacgTCCATTAGAGTTGAAAGGATGGCGGCTGCTACCTTTTGCTGATAAAATACTGCTACAAATTGGGAAAATTAACAAGTACTACGAGttttaaaaggaaagaaacaggACAAGAATGAGCATTGAGTGCAGGTAGCTACATTAGATTAAAAGAAAAGCCTTTAGTCAGCTCAAAATTTCTAGCTCTTCATCCTtctttttcaacatattttcacATTATTCTTGACATACAGTTTCTCCCTCTTCAGTGTGACATATtgcctttcttttttccacttCCTCTGCATGCCTTCTTTATCTTTCTTCtccattcccctctctctgtcacttCCTCTCAGGTGTGCGTATTTCATTTTCCGTGAGCGATAAGGCCACAAAGCGTAACCGAGGGGACGTTGCTGCCTACAGCGTGACGAGAACAGCGCTCCTGTTACAACAGAGCTGAAGTCTGCTGCTGACAGAGTAGAGCCCACTATAACAggaacacatggacacacactgagagatGCACAGGGatgtacacacatatacaaaagTAGTGTACATACAGAAGCATGTTCACGTCAACAGAGTCAGGATTAGAAGAGAGTCATGGTTACAGGTGTAGTCATGTGCGTTTCCCTCCTGGGTGGAGACGACCTTTCATATGCCTCCTCTTCCAAACTCTCACGCAGGGATCTGACCCGTTTTCTCTGCCTACAGAGATACAGCTGGCTGTTTGTAACATTGGTCATGTTTACATGCGCATCAAAAATTAAGATTATGCTGCCACTAAGGGAAAATAAGGCGGCATCAACAGAGAACGTCACAGGAGGACTGAATCCATTACCACTAAAGGCTGAACACAACtgcagagagataaaaaaagaaaaaaaaagtatgtggCTTTAACTGAAGGAAGAAGATAGAAATGAATACACTTAAATAAGAAAATTACATTCTTCCTGTTTATTCACCACACTCACTTCAGGAGATAGCTAAAGAGCATTAAGATGGCTAACTGTATGTACCAAATCTGTCTTGGGTTAGGATGTAGCACAGATGAGGGAAAAGTTTGGAATGAACCATCTATGCTTGTTTAATGTCAGTAGGACTGTCCTCAGCTTTGACGTCTTGACTGACTGTTATGTTTGTATAGATCGGTCTACAAGCTACAGACGAAGCTCTGGACAGCTTACTCACCACTGCTGTTTCTCTGACTTCTCTTGTTTCTTACACTCATACACCACTGTCAGCCCCCAACtagaaaacagacagagaaacagttaAGAAAGATTGGATTAGTTCAATAACAATCAACAACAATCATAAAAAGCTCAAGTGCTTGTGATTCATGAGCTCAGTCTGCCCCCTTGTGGTCACTCTTTTCACAATCCCAAATGAGCCATTTCAGAAAAGGTTTGAAGAAACATTTgcttcaaataaacaaagagaagaaagtattaaaagtatgttaaaaaaataacaattgttTCCTAAATCTTGTAAAAATCTTGTCTTCTTAACCGTTTTAAGACTCTCTTTTTATCAATCTGATTCTTTATAACATGTGTCAGTGGTTGCCTTATGTAGTACATTCATAACTACTAAGATGTCTAAAATCTGAAGATTTTTTAGTCtacatttaaattattaatcCTGTATTTTGCTTAGTGGATTATTCAAACTCTCACAAACAGAGGATGGGTGCATAACTTCTTATATACTGAAGTTATAGTAGTGGTGTACACTTCAAATTCActgtttgaaaatatttataAGGGTATCAGACTCGATAACTCTTAGCACGACTGTTTTTCACACAGACTTGTGCTCTTTATACACtacagggaagaaaaaaaatagtattttcagatttttttcatgaatgatCGACAGTAGTAGATATTTTCCCTGTGGGCTTCAAttgttcctttctttttcctGAAATTGTATCACAGGTCACACTTTTCTAGCTGCGGCTTTGCCACTCTGTAGTGCTGTTGAGGATGATAGGAAGTGACATCAGTGCTTCAGGTGCTCACCATGTGAAAGGCCTGAGTTTCTTCTTTATTCCGAGGTAGACCTTCAGGTTTTTTACGGGCCATTCACGCTCTGCACGATTACtctgagagacaaagagagacagaaacaaagtgaATTAGCCTGAGAACGAACAGAGAGTGAAGACTTGATATGTATGAACTCTGTAAATACTTACTCTGATTTCTTTGTACATTCTCAGAGAGTTGGAATTGAGGATGAAATATCGGTCGTGAAAACTTCCAGAGGAGAGTCCCAATCCCAAGATACTTCGCTCTTCTCTGAATTTCATGTTGCCGTGTTTGGATGCGTCCACTTTACTGGCTGAAGGGCAGATTGACAGATAGTAACAATGTGAACTGTGAAGAAGAGAGAATCATTATGTTTCCATATGGTCTGCGTGTTCACCTAAGTAGAGGATCATCATGTCCATTGCGAGATGCTTCTTGATGAGCAGATTGGAGTCTGTGCCAAAGGCGTGAAGGATGGGTAAGACTCGCTCCTGGTAGTGCAGCGGTCGCTCTGAAGAAAGCACAGCGACATACAGCAGAGGGTTGTATAAAACAATGTGACGAGAAGGCTGAGCTCTTGTCACAACAATTGACACTGGTgcacttttttaatttacagatttattttgggccctgtaatgtagagataggacagtggatagagccagaaatcagggatagagagagtgggATTAACATGCGGGACACAGGTCCGATTCCAAACCTGGGCTAACTGctttgaggactgcagcctttgtacatggggtgcgcaaaCTTAACACTAGACCACCGGCACccaatgtttttaaagctttaaaaaagttcttGAGTTTCTATTTTAAAGAATTTTGAATTTAGTTGACAATGTGTTTATGTCTGCAGTTCTTGCTTTCACACCTACATACCAAGCTTTAAAAATAGCTTCTGATATTGTTTGTCTTGAAAGGTGACTGACAGAATCTCCTCCAGCTCATCCCATGACTCATCCTCTTTTacaatttctttattttctcaatatcATTCCTCCGTGACTTCCTCTAACCAGCAGGTTGGGTTTTCTGTCCGGTGACAGGAAATCTGCCAGATGAGTTGAGCGTTTCTGGCATTTGATAAGCCACCTACAAGGTTTCCTGGGAGGGAACCAGATGGCCCACATACCGGGCTCAAAACAAACCACGACACACTGTCACATCGCTGACAGTGATCTCTTTGTCTCTGGAGTTTATGTTTTGGCTTTGGGTAGGTCAGACTGCTGGATGAGTGGAGAGCTATACACAAGATTACAGGCCTTTAAATTTGTTTAGCTGTTTGCTGTTCTTCTTTCATGTTAATTTAACATGAGAAGGCCATGCTGCTTTTTGAATAAAGAGTTCATAATAGAGGCAGAAAATGTGGATTTAAAGAGGAAGAGGGCTGAAGAGGtcaataaagaaatgtttatccacaaaaaataaacaactgcTCCCTTTCTTACCCATTTCCTCCTTCTCGCTGACCTCCCAGCAGCTCCAGTACTCTTTGTCTTTAACCGTGATGTTACGCCGGTCCAGAACCTCACAGGtcagctctgctgctgtcaTAGAGCCGGGGATCTGAAAGAGGAAGTCACACTGCTACTCAGCAAAGGGGTCGACAGTAGAGTTACCCTGCAGCACTAATTTAACGCCAACCCAGAGTAGACCCGGGTGctaaaaatgttaaatggagAGTTTAACTGTCTTGTTACATCACCTTGACATGTTGCTCTGCTGtgtccttcttctcctccagatAAACTGTGCAGATGAAGTGACCTCCAGGTTCAGTGCTCTGAAGTGCCcgtggcacacacacaaacaaacaaaaatgacaaccaGTTCTCCATTTACATATAACTCAtagaatgaaaacaaagatttttttttaagattataaTGTCACACTCTCACAGAAGTCAATAcagtgaacaaaaacaaaccagattATCTCCAAAGCAATCGGTTATCCAAACTATCTTTATCTTGAATAAACAAGATGGCAATATTTGAGACTCACAGGAAACTTCGTGTTGAGTTTCTCTCGCACTTGGATGATAACCGTTATCTCCTCTAGCTGCTTCTTCAGCTGCTGCTCATCCACCTGCAAATAATGAATCAGTCATCATGTGGCATAATACTTGAATGACACATCATGGCACTCTTGAGATCTTGAGCAGAAATCTCAACTCAGTATTGATGTAACGTGAGCTATTCACAATCCtatcataaaaaatgtaatgtgcTTACAATAAGGCTTTCTGTAGCTGGCtggttttctttaaataaaagtcaCATTTAACAATGGCTTCTacctttttaaaattgtatttttataacAAACTGATGGCTCCAAGAACAACATTGTATCCCTGAACACTAAAGTATTTTCAAACAATAAATGCTCAAATACAACTGAAAAAGTATTGGCTAGAATCTGTTCTTGAAAGTTTTTTTGTGGATGTACtcatttttctgtcattacTTAAGACAAATGAATGGAAAGTTTTGTGTTGTGCTGTGATGTGTTGTTATGCATTTCCTCtataaagtatgtttttttttttaacttctctgGAGATTCAGGACATGGTCAGGAGCAGATTTCACTACAAGGACATTCAATTTTAACTTATCTTAAAAAATGTTGCCCTCCTACTAAGCCGCCTGTCTTTTAATGAGTAGTAAGTCAGACCTCAAAGATGAGTGTGTAGAACTGGATGAGGTCCTCTACGGCGCGACCAGCAGTGTAGTCCTTCCCGTCAGTCTGAAACAGTGTGGGACCGAATACTATGGCCAGGTTATGGAGGTTCATCTGATTCAGCTCTGAAAAACGCTGCACGCTGAAACACATGCAGGTCAAAAACATGAGCAtacaacagacacacaagacACATACAAGAGGATGTtgatgtgtatttatgtgtgtgtgtttctcaccaATATAGGTGATTAATAAGAGCTTGAAGAGTAGCCTTGTTGACACGAGGCAGTCTCTTAAACAGCAGCTGGTACTGGGAGATTTTCATACTTTCATCTTGGATGGCTGGAGTCAGAGAGGGGGAAGGAGAATAGTAAAAAACGGAGGAGGAAGCAGGATCAAAAGGAGTGTCAGGAAACGTgagtggaagaggaggaaagcaCAAAATGGAAGTGTAAGGAAATAGAAGGGAGACTGCGACATATATAGGATTCTTAGTGACACATACAGTATCTTCAAACCtcatgaaataaatataaaaggcATAGTACCACTAGGCGTAAgtggaaaaatgtgttttatgctGCGGGTGAACTGACCTGTTCTCAAATCACAGCACTTGACTGCACTTAAGAGAACAACCTCAGTGTGGTAAGTCTTACCAGCAGCATTGAGCCAGGTGGAGGCATCCTTTGACGTGAACAGTCCCTCCTCTAACTCTCTGAAGAAGCGTTTGAGTGTGTTGGACACGTCGTCCACCTGGTGCTCTCCTTCCCTCAGACGAACACTGCGAGCATCACAACAGAATTTCTCACACAGCGCTGCCACGCGGGAGTTCACACCGCTCTTACGATAGATCCCCTCAGACGTCAAGCctggaaagaaaatgaatgtacaACACAGGAAATTCAAATACTTGTAAAATGTACATGAGATGGGTTTTAAACAGGAGCATTAATGCAACATAAGATAAATGTTAAGGGACAGCATATGTGCCTTTACCATTTTTCAGTGTCTATAATAATAGATCGTTTTAAGACAtaaattagaaaatgaaaatgtcctGACAGTGAATAACTGCTTAAATGACCCAGTACACAttgtgtccactagagggctTCTGCCCATTACAGTGTGTCACTTGTTGGGAAACAGACACCAAAAGTGAATAAGCTGCATTTCCTTTTATGTCTCCATCATCAGAGGTCCAGTATGTTTCAATAATTTGTCATAAGGTTTAAAATATCCTGCACTATATTACAACACAACAGATGATTACATGAGATGTTGTGTCATGAGAAATGACCACAACTATTACAAGAAGCCAAAGAGTTCTGTCCGGATATCCTGGAAAACTGACCAAAGGGTTTAAAATTCCTTACAAGAACATATAGAATATCATTATAAGGAAGCTACACACAGGgggaggaacacacacacacacacacatattatatatatatatgtggaaacacacatgcatacagatAACAGTAGACATgtaaggaggagaggaggaaaggatcAAATAGAAATAGATGAGTAGTCAGAGTGACAGAAGCCAGGTCAGCTGCTAGAGGTGGGAGGAAGACAAAGAATGAGTAACAAGGGATAAAAGATGGGAAACAAAAGAGAGGGACAGAAAAGGAAGGAGCAAAGGGAGATACAGAGGTGGAACAGagtagttttgttttcttgcgGTCTGCTGTTCTCATGCAGAGCCAGATATCCTGCAGTGTAAgtcacacaaggacacacacagagaaaaatagaCAGTGCCAGATcggcaaacacattcatggCAAGAAAGATCAAAACTGCTTACAGCTtagcagcctgtgtgtgtgtgtgtgtgtatatatatatatatatatatacacgtCTGTGATGTAAatgcatgtgtacatgtgtggtAGAGATAAGGAGAATGGCTtaaggcctgtgtgtgtgtgtgtgtgtgtgtatttctttgtaTACACACAGCAAGTTATGAAGGAAACTCTCTTTAAAACCCATTTGTTCCAATATCTCTGTCTCCGTGTCTCACCGCATTGCGTGATGTAGCCGATGCAGCTGTGCACTATGACAGGgatgtctgtctctgtcagctGCTGCTGGCTCAGAGTGTCTCCTCCGCGACCCGCTGCCGCCTGGATGGCACTGCACCAGCCGGCAAAGTCCaacttcctctctccctcaatGTACAGAGTtcttaaaaaaggaagagagtagagcagagaagagaaggGTTAACAAGTGACAAAAAACAGTTGAAGAGAAGATGGCAAACAAAAGCATGTAATTGTGGAAAAACTttagaaaagacaaaatacaaatagacaagacaaagacaaataatATATTAAAGATTTGATTatgttattatgtttttaaaatattatgtccaattgttgaACTCTTGACTTGTGAACTGCATAGAtgcaaacacagatttttttttctctgtgagtAACTATTAAAACTGCTCTCTCACCTGCCTTTCTCCACCAGCACAAGCACCTCATTGTCTTGTTGAATAgctgtaaaacacaaaaacagagttATCATATTTTCCTAAGCTTAACAGATTGTCTGAGCTTGAAACTGCTTTCAATCTGACTTCATGCGTGTACGGACTCAAAAGTAtgagtgtgtatttttgtgtttatgtcacACTCACAGAGTTCATTCAGCTTGCGGAGGTGGATCTCCTCTCCTTGGTTGTCCCCGAGGTAAGCGTGAAGTGTGGAGCTCACCAGAGCAAACCAGCCGACCTTGGATGTTTGAAGGTTCAGACCATCTTTACACTTCAGACGCCCGATCCGCTCAAAACCCAACCTCAATAAAGGTTCTGCAGAGGCTGGGATGAAGCTCTACAAATAAATAGAAAGCATCGCGTTTATTTGTGATTCATACATCATTGTATTGCAGCTCTTTTGATGAGGAATTAACCACTTTAGTCAACCTATTACTAAAGCACTCTGTGAAAAGCAATATGAATTAAGTTGTTAGAATAAAGGTTAAAGCTCCTTCACAATAATTCAATGTGAGGGGATTGCTGGTCACATGAAGAGTGGTGTTTCAGCAACTATGCAACTAAAATCTCCTTTCGATTGAGTCAcaataaagaaacagacaaTTTTTCTTAATTCAGCCAATCCAGAGACATCTGTATAAATTCAGGTTCTGTACGATTCTCAGTCTAACTGGCACATTTAAAGGATTTACAGATAACTACAGAAGCTCGTGAACACCTTGGCTGATGCGTCTGAATAAAGCAGATAACGGCTTTCAACACTTGTGAGCAGAGGATCAAAGAAACGGTTTGTTTCATACCATAATGCAGCTTACATTTATCTCAGCTGTTAAAGGTGCTGCTCTGAAGGAAAATAAGCAACACAGGAAACAAGTCAGCAATAGCCATCCCG
Coding sequences within it:
- the LOC109989824 gene encoding arf-GAP with Rho-GAP domain, ANK repeat and PH domain-containing protein 1 isoform X3; translated protein: MKTPDRDMSLQVPRVTKGRYSSLCSDDELLDDDEPTLWQDEVLSNLQGSVYLPKSGRLAQATKEDSSQLAAIIKMGWLDKNPPQGALYYQRRWVKLDVDYLRYFDNDKEVYSKGIISTAFITNVSSVGELKFEVVTNNRTFIFRAENEAERNDWVTVLQDCTRGRKPRNTMSPGSPLAPDFQGNLELRGLRSKLYTVVALDKVFLYKNVEDYRLGVGITSIEMNVGNVKETDRRTFDLTTPYRIFSFIAESEQLREQWVEAMRDAIGEALSNSEVADQIWMEPSNSLCADCGASKPEWAAINLCVVVCKRCAGEHRGLGPSISKVRSLKMDRKVWTEELIQVFLLLGNERVNSFWAANIPPSEALTPSSCSDERRRFITHKYRQGKYRKYHPLYGNQRELNNALCINVQGSDVLETLSLIFCGADVNCSTGMASWPSPLSLANAHSQPLQAELISHNLNTELPRSEVGGDMEALHYSPQPCVSYNGFLFKTASMARAITEHKSREEFSRRWCTLNDGTFSYYESDKNSNPNGSLKATEIVCLAVDVHEKHGYDHTFELCSESERLYLFGTDDPDSHKEWVKSIAKSFIPASAEPLLRLGFERIGRLKCKDGLNLQTSKVGWFALVSSTLHAYLGDNQGEEIHLRKLNELSIQQDNEVLVLVEKGRTLYIEGERKLDFAGWCSAIQAAAGRGGDTLSQQQLTETDIPVIVHSCIGYITQCGLTSEGIYRKSGVNSRVAALCEKFCCDARSVRLREGEHQVDDVSNTLKRFFRELEEGLFTSKDASTWLNAAAIQDESMKISQYQLLFKRLPRVNKATLQALINHLYCVQRFSELNQMNLHNLAIVFGPTLFQTDGKDYTAGRAVEDLIQFYTLIFEVDEQQLKKQLEEITVIIQVREKLNTKFPSTEPGGHFICTVYLEEKKDTAEQHVKIPGSMTAAELTCEVLDRRNITVKDKEYWSCWEVSEKEEMERPLHYQERVLPILHAFGTDSNLLIKKHLAMDMMILYLASKVDASKHGNMKFREERSILGLGLSSGSFHDRYFILNSNSLRMYKEIRSNRAEREWPVKNLKVYLGIKKKLRPFTCWGLTVVYECKKQEKSEKQQWYLCCDTQSEMREWYATFLSIQYDGDVWPQDGLKQTRVNRVMPTDTRHGNVSLIPLRGSENEMRNSVAAFSQDPLALFRDVR